In the Argiope bruennichi chromosome 8, qqArgBrue1.1, whole genome shotgun sequence genome, AAAGTAAGTTGTGAGCTTTATAGTTCGCATTGTTGTgcaaagtgaataaatatttttatttaatgtaattgaatttttttctttcttcagaatcTTAGTATTTTCTTGTTCAGTGGCATTGATTATGCTAAATATTAATACTTAGAAATTTTTAACCTACGGCCAGTAGATACACTTTAACAAAAGATGATTCATTATAAAAGATACTCATCTTTTGTGAGACTATACTTACATGCTTTTGAAGGCTTTTCAATCAACCTTAAAATAATCTgagtttcataagaaaaaaaaaagtaatctacagttatttttgaaaaagtgtttAATACATAGAATAAATTTTGCCATAAATGACTTTATAAAGAAATGGATAtctaataaatgtgtttataatAACAATCGAAGATTTGTTCttccatttttctaaaataaatgaagtcaGAAAGTCATCAATTCTTTGGGTATATTTGAAATATCAGAGcaacatgcatttatttaaattcatttgtttcatttttttaatatgtattatatagcaaaaaaatgatttcaatagaTGTAGGAATATATAtcatgaataatatgaaattaatactaGCATAAAATCTTATGTCCCCCAAAATTAACTTTGCTCTTcatgcaaaaacttttttaaataaatgggtACCCAAAGAGCTAACCTTTTTAATGTTCtgaataacaatataatttttcatgttccataattttaacacaatcaaatgcaatttttgtcaaattacataatgagtaaaaaaatcttttatttattggttttgaaatcataattaatccaaaaaattgacaaataaatgCCCTATGtaaactatttaaaacattttatttacacttaATAACATCATAATTCTGGagtttccaaaactttctctgcAACTCTTAATTTAGCAGAACGACTTCTAGGATTTGACTCGATTTCATCACTGGTAGGAGTAATAACAGTCTTATGCAAAGGATTCCATCTTTTTGCTGTAATTTCATTTACAGCTTCTAAAGAATGGTAAGCAAAAGCATTCTTGTATTTTTGCCTTAAAGTATGACTAACTGGTTCATCCATATGTATACCTTGAAAGTGCCGTTTAATAATGCGATCTTCTAAAGAATGGAAAGTTAAAACAGCAAGTCTTCCACCAGGCTTGAGTAATAAGTGTGCCATTTCAAGAgcataatttaattcattcaattcgTCATTAACAAATATCCTTAGAGCCTGAAAAATCTTCGTGGCTACATGAGCAGTCCTCTGAAGTTTATCAAACCTTTGTTCActgttaagaaaagaaaatgatgatTATTACTACAATGGGagacaaaaatgttattaaacaatAAGCTAAGTTGGAAGAtaacaacaataatttttcattatagttTACCAATGCAATGTAAAAGAGCTAGTGGGTATTTCATAGTAGGAACATAAAAATGACTCAgaattataataacttaaaagaataaCTATTGGCTTAAATGCAAATCTCACAACTGCAAAGAGGTTCTAGGAAGCTGTGAAATAAATTGGGTACTTTGTGTAAACTAAAAAACAGAGAAGAAACGCAATTTATATAGATATCAagtaaatattatacaaaattgctTAAGGTTTcttctttaatgaaaaaagttgttttaagTAACCAATAGCACTCCTAATGTGTAAAATTATCACCTTTAAAATCAAgcaagttttaatgaaatttggcctgcattttataattttttttcagataatttggatttttttgtaaaaaaaaatatttcagaaaatacaatatttttagaacaataatgacaatgaagataaaaaaaatgaaagaaatctttaattatatatatattattcgtataaatattttgtatgtttttctctcaaaatattaaaaaaaaaaatatgaaaataattagagACATAATTATTACTACTATCAGGTAGTAATAATTATGTAGTAACTTTCATAACAATAACTACATGATAGCAGTAATAAtttgcctttaaaataaaaactacttatCGATTCTAATGAGAGacaagcttttaaattaaatattaagtaaatttgtGGGATTTCATTGCGTAGAGGATTTTGCTGTGTAATTTAAAGATGCATATCTTGGTTTATTGAAATCAGAAGATATGATTTGTGTgacttttgatatttaaataaatttattaaggtTTGGTCTGAAGATCAAGTTTAATATTTGCTGAGGCTAAagacacaaaattattttcattacatttgttTGGTTTGCAAATTACTTCAATAaatggaattcatttatttactataaggtttattaaaagttaaaatatattatgaaagatATAACAGTGGATTGCTTAACTTCCTCTGCTATATTGGAAATCAGAGTAGTAAGTGATCTGATCATCAAATGAGATCTGGTCTCATTTTAATACATGAACAATGGCAGAACAATAAAAAGGGAAGAAACTACTTTTAGAGACAGGGAAGAAAATGAGCACTGAATAACAACaggtagaatttatttttcacagtTGTTCAACTATTTTCTGGCAGAAAATATTTgggattttttcaaataaatgctctAAAGACTAATCGtacaattctaaatttttaatggattactgcaaaacaaatttctttatttgtgctGAATTTACcatgtttaatgcatttataatttacctataaaaaatatgttcttaatgtaatctttttcttcataattagCTTGAAGgatcatgaatttaaatatatatataactgcctcaaaattgattattaaagacatttcattcaaaattgtattatatcaatattgtgttcaatttaaatttaaaatcagaactATTACTCATCTAAAAATATCAGTTGTGTTTGGCTTcactaattttaatacaaaatataatccTATAATATGTGCAGGAACAGTTGAATgtcaaatgtttataataatcaaACACACATAaggcttacttttttttttactttgtggtgaagtcatagttttaatttatagtttataaatttattttaaaactcaaacacTAAAAATTTGTggcaaatttcaaaactaaataacattttcctaagatttatttttgctgaaagGTTATTCCTTAGTCATCTATTTATACACTAACAAATTGCATGCTAACCTTTTTCAGTGTGggtcataatttctttttcaaaatttaatagtttcttGGAGATGGGAAAAAGTTGTGATGCTATATGAAAACTGCattcttgtatataaattatctaagatttatgtaattcaaatgtaacatttttattatatgatttttttttaataccaaaaatattttacttaaaaaaattaaatgattagatATTGATTTATATGATTAGAAGACAAAAAATTACACAGAATCTAACtataaataattgtgatttttaaaCCACTGTATAACATGAAAATgctgtataaaattatatttgaatcaaaGTGATGATCACATActaatctaaatttatatatatgtaaaagaatattacagaaaatatttgaaatatagggaaaaaatattttacctgcCTAATGTACTTTGTACTAATTCAGCCAATTCATGAGTTGTATTTATAGTTTTCAACATATACTTAGCATCAAACAGAGCTTGAGCTATCTTTTTAGCTTTTTTCTCTTcaccataaattttgaaaatttttactaaacttGGTACATCAAGAGAGTTTAATACATCAGCAGCTGTAGGTTGATCAGGgaatctagaaattaaaaaagtgattaattcaattattgcttgaaaataaacatttttgactAAATACCGTATTTCTTGCACTGCTTGAAAACCAAactcaacaaatttttaaaaataaaaatttatgaaaactagaatttttatccttgaattcagtaaataaatcatTTGCCAGCTTATAAAAGTAACTTGACATTTTGGTGTTCCATGAAGATTTGCAGTGTgaagttttaaattgaataataaggAAACAATTTTGGCATAAATCTGAAAATCTGGATTGatatgttttgtcttttaattgaTTTGCCGATAGATCAAATGATcatatatctgaaattaaattcttcataaatctTCTAGTGGTATTTGGTTAATATGAAGCTACAGAaccacaataaaaatttgaattcagaataAGCTAACAAAAATTAGTACTATAAGATAAAATGGcagtaaagatatatttttaacatttaactgctataatatattataaataaacatcaagtaattttaataggttaagtaataattaaaattaactttttaatacctataaaaatcctaaaaaacatttagtatataccatcttaaaaaaaaaaaaaaaaaaaaaaaaaaaaaagctttattttgttggatttcacTGAATAGCATTCAGTCCTTGAGTGAATTAACGACCTAAAAACATTCGCTTTCACACAATAAGAACACGAGATATAGAGacatttaattagtaaaaatcagtatttttaaaaataatttttagtttaaacttcaaattaaacaaaacaaatgaattatagacaatatttttacattatgctGATTGAAATTCAagctatttctgaaaaaaaaaaaattaaaaaatgagctAAGTGCAactataatttgatacaaaaattatgtgGGGTTCACAGATATTTCAAGcttgtataaaaaaatagaaacacagTATATAGGtagaaatacagggtgtttataaagtctcggacccattttgatgtttaataactcataaaataataaagatagatttaaattaataacataaatggttaaatagactcaaacagtttcatgacccttgtcaatgaacttccacgtgttcccccttcgtcgcacggagaatatcaagtcgatagtcaatttcacgccaggtagcgacaatcatgtcggcatccacagagccatttgcgcactttatggcgattaaacatgccagaaacatgaaaggatgcttcatcggagagcatta is a window encoding:
- the LOC129981247 gene encoding probable methyltransferase-like protein 15 homolog, with the protein product MSSIFSFRRNIFVLFHKYVHARFISTEIHCNRTSDLYFEENIGHTPVMPNEVVEALNPQDNKVFIDMTFGAGGHTRCLLQAAKLKLFCLDRDPCAYEKAVKLAEEYGDAVIPLLGKFSEIQPLLLKHGVTPNSIDGILIDAGCSSMQMDSSERGFSISKNGPLDMRMDGNRFPDQPTAADVLNSLDVPSLVKIFKIYGEEKKAKKIAQALFDAKYMLKTINTTHELAELVQSTLGSEQRFDKLQRTAHVATKIFQALRIFVNDELNELNYALEMAHLLLKPGGRLAVLTFHSLEDRIIKRHFQGIHMDEPVSHTLRQKYKNAFAYHSLEAVNEITAKRWNPLHKTVITPTSDEIESNPRSRSAKLRVAEKVLETPEL